In Flavobacteriales bacterium, a single window of DNA contains:
- a CDS encoding phosphatase PAP2 family protein: MGKPNPHPAARHRLVMRTHRRDLTRSLFWFLVPFSIFLLRAGYSLYVSDDLKVLHLGFQRFHQPFLDTIFKWITFLGDGIFVGVVVLTLILFVHLRAGLFVLTASVLDSVIVQYLKHRVFADHYRPIHYFRDHPDLMTVPGVEMHENFSFPSGHTAAAFCMYFSLALIVRHRAASLVFCVIALAVGWSRIQLNQHFLEDVYLGSLIGTAVAAMVFPFFYKREMNPTTNALDRPLIRL, translated from the coding sequence ATGGGAAAGCCAAATCCACACCCTGCTGCACGCCATCGGCTCGTGATGCGGACCCACCGAAGGGATCTGACGCGATCGCTTTTCTGGTTCTTGGTCCCATTCTCGATCTTTTTATTGAGGGCCGGATATTCCCTTTACGTGAGCGATGACCTCAAGGTACTTCACCTGGGATTCCAACGGTTTCATCAGCCGTTTCTAGACACAATTTTTAAGTGGATCACCTTTTTAGGAGATGGTATTTTCGTTGGTGTAGTCGTATTGACTCTGATTCTGTTCGTTCATTTAAGGGCAGGTTTATTTGTGCTTACCGCCAGTGTGCTCGATAGCGTGATCGTTCAGTACTTGAAGCACCGGGTATTTGCGGATCATTATAGGCCAATCCACTATTTCAGGGATCACCCCGATCTCATGACTGTTCCGGGGGTAGAAATGCACGAGAATTTCAGCTTTCCATCAGGGCATACGGCCGCCGCATTTTGCATGTATTTCTCTTTGGCGCTCATAGTGCGTCACCGCGCCGCCTCGTTGGTATTCTGTGTCATTGCACTCGCAGTAGGGTGGAGCCGAATTCAACTCAATCAGCATTTCCTGGAAGACGTATACCTCGGTTCCTTGATCGGTACGGCTGTCGCCGCGATGGTGTTTCCTTTTTTTTATAAGAGGGAGATGAATCCAACAACCAACGCCCTAGATAGGCCTCTCATTCGACTATAA
- a CDS encoding SRPBCC domain-containing protein, translating into MSDKVKYQLEFPVKASPKMLYQYLTTPSGLSEWFSDDVNFRGKKYVFIWDDSQEEAEIISKKPNVYIKLHWLANDDDSYFEFRIEIDDLTKDVSLIVTDYAEEDEVEESKMLWESQIHTLLHAIGS; encoded by the coding sequence ATGTCAGACAAGGTTAAATATCAGCTAGAATTCCCGGTTAAGGCCTCCCCAAAGATGTTGTATCAATACTTGACCACGCCTTCAGGCCTATCGGAATGGTTTTCGGACGATGTGAATTTCCGAGGTAAAAAGTACGTTTTCATCTGGGATGACAGCCAAGAAGAAGCCGAGATCATCAGTAAAAAGCCCAATGTTTACATTAAACTACACTGGCTCGCTAACGACGATGATTCTTACTTCGAGTTCCGCATAGAAATCGATGACCTCACTAAGGACGTGTCCCTCATCGTTACCGATTACGCTGAAGAGGATGAAGTGGAGGAAAGCAAAATGCTATGGGAAAGCCAAATCCACACCCTGCTGCACGCCATCGGCTCGTGA
- a CDS encoding glycosyltransferase family 39 protein, with protein sequence MKQSFIHSVLIFLGALMLFVPFLGEVHLFDWDELNFAEAAREMLLTQNYALVQINFETFLEKPPLFFWMQAISMSIFGVNEFAARFPNAICGAVTLVVIYNIGRRWFDTRLAWWWVLTYLGALLPVLYFKSGIIDPWFNLFIFLGVYYGIRFTSKYQERKKRVVIMSGFFLGLALLIKGPVGLLVFLLAGAVYFVVKRFYGFPRLPHILLFLAVFFLTGESWFLYHAATGTPEVVAEFIRVQSNLFSSDVAGQAQPFWYHFVVILIGCFPISLFAMPAVPRMRLQTYERDHFHLWMKILFWVVLILFSIVKTKIVHYSSMAYFPLTFLAALTLYRFETRNRRLHIGLTVLGILIAILLGATYSALPWINVWGARVNWSEIDAFTAAQFTQEVSWSVLTRWAGPVFVLLSIVFLLGLSAGKVSWVRYQLLVGLLMSLTLIIHITPQAEIYLQRSAIDFYKRAGAEGAYIHPIGMKSYGYLFYSEKSGPLPKPDDMRDGKWLLTGDIDKPAYFVGRNTRKEKTLKEFPQLQVVDEKGGYVLYYRPIDQGLGGS encoded by the coding sequence ATGAAGCAGTCCTTTATACACAGCGTACTCATTTTTCTCGGGGCGTTAATGCTCTTTGTGCCGTTCCTCGGTGAAGTGCATCTTTTCGATTGGGACGAACTGAACTTCGCCGAGGCAGCACGTGAAATGCTGCTGACCCAGAATTACGCCCTGGTTCAAATCAACTTTGAAACCTTTCTTGAAAAACCACCACTGTTCTTCTGGATGCAGGCCATAAGCATGTCCATCTTCGGTGTCAATGAATTCGCAGCCCGTTTCCCAAATGCGATTTGTGGCGCCGTTACCTTGGTCGTTATATATAATATAGGCCGACGATGGTTCGATACTCGACTGGCCTGGTGGTGGGTTTTGACCTACCTCGGAGCCCTGCTTCCGGTACTTTACTTTAAATCGGGGATCATAGACCCCTGGTTCAACCTCTTTATTTTTCTCGGGGTTTACTACGGAATTCGCTTCACCTCGAAGTATCAGGAGCGAAAAAAGCGGGTGGTCATAATGAGTGGATTCTTTTTAGGGTTGGCACTGCTGATCAAAGGCCCTGTCGGATTACTCGTCTTCCTGCTGGCCGGAGCCGTTTACTTCGTCGTTAAACGATTTTACGGCTTTCCAAGGCTCCCACATATCCTGCTGTTCCTTGCCGTATTCTTCCTAACGGGCGAATCTTGGTTTTTGTATCACGCCGCTACCGGAACTCCCGAAGTCGTCGCCGAGTTCATTCGCGTACAATCGAATCTGTTCAGTTCCGACGTGGCCGGTCAAGCACAACCGTTTTGGTACCATTTCGTAGTAATCCTAATTGGCTGCTTCCCGATCAGCCTCTTTGCAATGCCCGCGGTTCCCAGAATGAGGTTGCAAACGTACGAGCGCGATCATTTCCACCTCTGGATGAAGATTCTGTTCTGGGTAGTCCTCATACTTTTCTCGATCGTCAAAACCAAGATCGTCCATTACAGCTCCATGGCGTACTTCCCGCTAACTTTCTTAGCCGCATTGACACTCTACCGCTTCGAAACGCGAAACCGCAGGCTACACATTGGGCTGACTGTCCTCGGTATTTTGATCGCAATACTCCTAGGAGCAACGTACAGTGCTCTACCTTGGATCAATGTGTGGGGAGCCCGGGTCAATTGGTCCGAGATCGATGCATTCACCGCCGCTCAATTCACACAGGAGGTGTCGTGGTCGGTCCTAACGCGGTGGGCGGGCCCCGTTTTCGTATTGCTCTCGATTGTTTTTTTACTCGGCCTATCGGCCGGAAAGGTTTCTTGGGTGCGCTATCAGCTCCTCGTCGGGCTGTTGATGTCCCTTACCTTGATCATCCACATCACGCCGCAGGCGGAAATATACCTTCAACGTTCGGCCATAGACTTCTACAAAAGGGCAGGGGCCGAAGGGGCCTATATTCACCCGATCGGAATGAAATCGTACGGCTACCTCTTTTACAGCGAAAAGTCCGGACCGCTTCCTAAACCGGACGATATGCGCGACGGGAAATGGCTGTTGACCGGGGACATTGACAAACCGGCCTACTTCGTTGGTCGAAATACGCGAAAAGAAAAGACCCTGAAGGAATTCCCCCAATTACAAGTGGTCGATGAAAAAGGCGGATATGTTCTCTACTACAGACCGATCGATCAGGGTTTGGGCGGATCGTAG
- a CDS encoding glycosyltransferase family 2 protein → MVNGKKLIVVLPAYNAAKTLEQTYNELPMDLVDDVILVDDHSPDNTIEVGKQLGIKHLIRHEQNKGYGGNQKTCYNKAIELGVDIVVMVHPDYQYTPKLVASMSYLIANGLYHVVLGSRILGKGALKGGMPWYKYVANRILTLAQNILLSKKLSEYHTGYRAFSKEVLESINYNVNSDNFVFDNQMLSQIFYAGYDIAEVTCPTKYFDDASSINLKDSSVYGLGVLRVSVIHRLCKWGIMKSKLYDPPKP, encoded by the coding sequence ATGGTCAACGGAAAGAAACTCATCGTCGTACTGCCTGCTTACAACGCAGCAAAAACCCTGGAACAAACCTACAACGAGCTCCCTATGGACTTGGTCGACGATGTAATTCTCGTTGATGACCACAGCCCCGACAACACCATCGAGGTCGGAAAACAACTCGGCATCAAACACCTGATCCGACACGAGCAAAACAAGGGCTACGGTGGAAATCAAAAGACTTGCTACAACAAGGCTATTGAGCTAGGCGTTGATATTGTCGTCATGGTACACCCCGACTACCAATATACTCCAAAACTGGTAGCCAGTATGAGCTACTTGATCGCCAATGGACTATACCACGTAGTATTGGGTTCGCGGATCCTGGGCAAAGGAGCTTTAAAAGGTGGCATGCCTTGGTATAAATACGTGGCGAACCGGATCTTGACCTTGGCACAGAATATTCTATTGAGCAAAAAGCTTTCGGAATACCACACGGGGTATCGCGCTTTTTCGAAAGAGGTTCTCGAGTCGATCAACTACAATGTGAATTCCGATAATTTCGTATTCGACAATCAGATGTTGTCGCAGATCTTCTACGCGGGTTACGATATTGCCGAGGTTACTTGTCCTACCAAGTATTTCGACGACGCTTCTTCGATCAACCTCAAGGACAGTTCTGTGTACGGGCTCGGAGTTCTCCGCGTTTCGGTCATCCACCGCCTGTGTAAGTGGGGAATCATGAAGAGCAAACTCTACGATCCGCCCAAACCCTGA